Proteins co-encoded in one Polynucleobacter sp. MG-6-Vaara-E2 genomic window:
- the hfq gene encoding RNA chaperone Hfq, with translation MSNNTNKIQLLQDPFLNALRKEHIPVSIYLVNGIKLQGNIESFDQYVVLLRNTVTQMVYKHAISTIVPARAIDFRIEEGSSV, from the coding sequence ATGAGCAATAACACCAATAAAATTCAATTACTACAGGACCCATTTCTCAATGCATTGCGCAAAGAGCATATTCCTGTATCGATCTATCTTGTGAACGGCATTAAGTTGCAAGGCAATATTGAATCATTCGATCAATATGTTGTGCTCCTTCGCAACACCGTCACGCAGATGGTTTACAAACATGCAATCTCCACGATCGTTCCTGCTCGTGCGATTGATTTCCGCATAGAAGAAGGCAGCTCTGTATAA
- the bamB gene encoding outer membrane protein assembly factor BamB — translation MVSTKRMVKLVSNALILGAVATALVACSGNSRVRKPAELVAVNNQFDLQPVWSTSVGSSETFNFHPVVAGDAVYAASHRGNLAKIDLASGNKVWEVSVPERLAIGPGSDGRVTVAVSIKGNVYAYDDTGKPLWNVNVGSEVLSEPVVAGGIVVIRALDNRFIGLDELTGMRKWIYQRQQSALSLRVGYGMLPINNEVIVTGFAGGRFGMIAIANGGLVWETPVSFPKGFSEIERLNDVTAKPSMEGDILCAVSYQGRIGCGQARTGALLWFKDFSSYTGTAQSRDLVFSANEKSYVTAFATKDGSQAWENTQLTYRDVGEPLAVGRVLLMGDAQGYVHAFSQANGEMVARIRHDSSPISAAPIAVGGLILIQSQGGKIAAYTPK, via the coding sequence ATGGTCTCAACAAAACGCATGGTTAAGCTAGTTAGTAATGCCCTGATCCTTGGCGCAGTAGCTACCGCTTTAGTTGCTTGCTCGGGCAATTCACGCGTTCGTAAGCCAGCAGAGCTGGTTGCAGTTAACAATCAATTCGATTTGCAGCCTGTTTGGTCAACCAGTGTTGGTTCATCCGAGACATTCAATTTCCATCCAGTGGTTGCTGGTGATGCAGTCTACGCAGCATCGCATCGTGGCAACTTAGCCAAAATTGATTTGGCTTCGGGTAATAAGGTATGGGAAGTCTCTGTTCCAGAGCGTCTAGCGATTGGTCCAGGTTCTGATGGTCGCGTGACTGTTGCGGTAAGCATTAAAGGTAATGTTTACGCTTATGACGACACTGGCAAGCCATTGTGGAATGTCAACGTAGGCTCTGAAGTATTGAGTGAACCGGTAGTAGCGGGTGGCATCGTCGTGATTCGCGCATTAGATAACCGCTTCATTGGTTTAGATGAATTAACGGGCATGCGTAAGTGGATTTATCAGCGTCAGCAATCTGCTTTGTCATTGCGCGTTGGATATGGCATGTTACCAATTAATAATGAAGTGATTGTTACTGGCTTTGCTGGCGGTCGTTTTGGCATGATTGCGATTGCCAATGGTGGTTTGGTTTGGGAGACCCCGGTTTCTTTTCCAAAGGGCTTTTCTGAAATTGAGCGTTTGAACGATGTCACGGCCAAGCCCAGTATGGAAGGCGATATTTTGTGCGCTGTCTCTTATCAAGGTCGTATTGGTTGTGGTCAAGCGCGTACCGGTGCTTTGCTCTGGTTTAAAGATTTTTCTAGTTACACCGGTACTGCCCAAAGTCGCGATTTAGTTTTCTCGGCCAATGAAAAATCGTACGTCACTGCATTTGCTACTAAAGACGGTAGTCAGGCTTGGGAAAATACCCAGCTAACTTACCGTGATGTCGGCGAGCCTCTGGCAGTGGGCAGAGTATTGCTCATGGGTGATGCTCAAGGTTACGTGCATGCATTTTCACAAGCGAATGGCGAGATGGTTGCGCGTATTCGTCACGACAGCAGTCCAATCTCAGCCGCCCCAATTGCAGTGGGTGGTCTCATCTTGATTCAATCTCAAGGTGGAAAAATCGCGGCGTACACTCCTAAATGA
- the der gene encoding ribosome biogenesis GTPase Der — MNPVITIVGRPNVGKSTLFNRLTRSRDALVADFSGLTRDRHYGKGRIGERAFICVDTGGFEPVAKTGIVAEMAKQTKQAVAESDIVIFLVDGRLGMAPQDRVIADFLRKTGRPIILAVNKTEGMQAGVVTADFHELGLGEPFPISSAHGDGVRGLIDDALDTLGIAEPDEEELANDPNRPMKIAVVGRPNVGKSTLINKLIGEERVIAFDMPGTTRDAIEVPFERNGKPYILVDTAGLRRRGKVFEAIEKFSVVKTLQAIADCNVVILMLDAQQDISEQDAHIAGFIVEAGRALVVAVNKWDGIDAYVKERARLEIAQKLRFLDFANVHPISAKKGTGLKELFKDVDAAYAAAMAKLPTPRLTRILQEAIEHQQPKRVGMGRPKLRYAHQGGMNPPIVVIHGTSLSGVTDSYKRYLEGRFRDVFKLRGTPLRIQMNTAKNPYVDADKGKKGKKR, encoded by the coding sequence ATGAATCCAGTCATCACTATTGTCGGTCGTCCCAATGTGGGCAAGTCGACTCTCTTTAATCGCTTAACGCGTTCACGTGATGCCCTAGTAGCAGACTTCTCTGGTTTAACGAGAGATCGCCACTACGGCAAAGGTCGCATTGGTGAGCGTGCTTTCATTTGCGTAGATACCGGTGGTTTCGAGCCGGTAGCTAAGACCGGTATTGTTGCCGAGATGGCAAAGCAAACCAAACAAGCGGTTGCTGAATCAGACATTGTCATTTTCTTGGTTGATGGTCGCCTCGGTATGGCACCACAAGATCGAGTAATTGCAGACTTCTTGCGCAAGACTGGCAGACCTATCATTTTGGCTGTCAATAAAACCGAAGGTATGCAAGCTGGGGTAGTGACTGCAGACTTTCATGAATTGGGATTGGGTGAGCCATTTCCAATTTCATCGGCGCATGGAGATGGTGTTCGTGGGTTGATTGACGATGCATTGGATACGCTCGGTATTGCAGAGCCAGATGAAGAAGAGTTAGCAAACGATCCAAATCGCCCAATGAAGATTGCCGTAGTCGGGCGTCCTAACGTAGGTAAATCCACTCTGATCAATAAACTGATTGGTGAAGAGCGTGTGATTGCATTTGACATGCCAGGCACCACGCGTGATGCCATCGAAGTTCCCTTTGAGCGCAATGGCAAGCCTTATATCCTGGTGGATACCGCAGGTTTACGCCGTCGTGGAAAAGTATTTGAGGCGATTGAGAAGTTCTCAGTCGTGAAGACCTTACAAGCGATTGCTGATTGCAATGTAGTCATTCTGATGCTCGATGCCCAGCAAGATATTTCTGAGCAAGATGCGCATATCGCTGGATTTATTGTGGAAGCAGGGCGTGCCCTTGTTGTTGCTGTGAATAAATGGGATGGCATTGACGCATATGTAAAAGAGCGTGCCCGTTTAGAGATTGCGCAAAAGTTGCGCTTCTTAGACTTTGCAAACGTACATCCGATTTCTGCAAAGAAAGGCACTGGCCTAAAAGAACTCTTTAAAGATGTGGATGCTGCTTATGCAGCCGCAATGGCGAAACTGCCAACCCCACGTTTGACCCGCATTTTGCAAGAAGCGATTGAACACCAGCAGCCTAAACGGGTTGGCATGGGTCGTCCAAAACTCCGTTACGCACACCAAGGGGGTATGAATCCTCCAATCGTGGTGATTCATGGAACATCATTGAGTGGTGTCACTGATAGCTATAAGCGCTACCTGGAAGGCCGCTTTAGAGATGTCTTCAAATTACGTGGAACCCCTTTACGGATTCAGATGAATACCGCCAAAAACCCCTATGTGGATGCAGATAAGGGCAAAAAGGGCAAAAAGCGCTAG